In Actinomycetota bacterium, a genomic segment contains:
- a CDS encoding ABC transporter ATP-binding protein, protein MSGGGPAGPMMRRPGGPPGPGAMAPEKPKAFGSALRRLGSRLLPERMRILLVFVLGSISVIFAVLGPYLLGQATNVVFEGFLGNQIPANLTKDQAVAALNSTGNSTQADLIASTPVTPGVGVDFTQLAHILSLVIIVYLLSSIFMYMQAYLMAGVTQRTMYRLREEVDAKLARLPLSYYDRHSRGDLLSRVTNDIDNVSMTLQQALTQTITSLLTVIGVLLMMVWISPILALISLLTVPLSFYVTIAVARKAQPHFSEQWKWTGSLNGHVEEMYSGHELVKLYGHRAEAIAEFSAANEKMYEASFKAQFLSGIAQPVMLMISNLNYVLIAVIGGLRVATGAISLGDVQAFIQYSRQFTMPITQLAGIINLMQSGLASAERVFQVLDEEEEIPDTSTPSSIAIPRGRVDFEDVTFRYKEDIPLIEGLDLHVEPGEVVAIVGHTGAGKTTLVNLLMRFYELNGGRILLDGVDIRDLTRDELRSTFGMVLQDAWLFTGTIRENIAYGSLNASNEEIEEAARAAYVDRLVRTLPHGYETTLEGESSNVSAGERQLLTIARAFLADPAILILDEATSAVDTRTEVLVQEAMARLRHGKTAFVIAHRLSTIRDADTILVLERGTIVEQGSHEELMAAEGAYHALYASQFESAIEDVA, encoded by the coding sequence ATGAGCGGCGGGGGGCCAGCTGGCCCGATGATGCGACGTCCGGGCGGACCACCCGGACCCGGCGCCATGGCACCGGAGAAGCCGAAGGCATTCGGGTCAGCATTGAGACGGCTGGGTTCACGTCTGCTGCCCGAGCGCATGCGGATTCTTCTGGTGTTTGTTCTCGGGTCGATCAGCGTGATCTTCGCCGTGCTTGGGCCGTATCTGCTCGGGCAGGCCACCAACGTGGTCTTCGAAGGCTTCCTTGGAAACCAGATTCCCGCGAACCTCACCAAGGATCAGGCGGTTGCTGCGCTGAATTCCACGGGAAATTCAACGCAAGCCGATCTGATCGCTTCGACGCCTGTGACCCCCGGTGTCGGCGTGGACTTCACTCAACTGGCCCACATCCTGTCGCTGGTGATCATCGTCTATTTGCTGAGTTCGATATTCATGTACATGCAGGCCTACCTCATGGCAGGCGTTACTCAGCGGACGATGTATCGACTTCGCGAAGAAGTGGACGCGAAACTGGCACGGCTTCCGCTCAGCTACTACGACAGGCATTCACGGGGAGATCTCCTCAGCCGCGTCACCAATGACATCGACAACGTGTCGATGACTCTGCAGCAGGCACTGACACAGACGATCACATCACTTCTGACGGTTATCGGCGTATTGCTCATGATGGTGTGGATCAGCCCGATCCTTGCGCTCATATCCCTGCTGACGGTGCCGTTGTCCTTCTACGTCACCATTGCAGTGGCTCGCAAAGCGCAACCGCACTTTTCTGAGCAATGGAAATGGACCGGCTCCCTCAATGGACATGTTGAGGAGATGTACAGCGGACATGAACTCGTGAAGCTGTACGGACACCGTGCTGAGGCGATTGCTGAATTCAGTGCAGCAAACGAGAAGATGTACGAGGCCAGCTTCAAGGCGCAGTTCCTCTCAGGAATTGCGCAACCGGTGATGTTGATGATCTCCAACTTGAACTACGTGCTGATTGCAGTCATCGGGGGGCTACGTGTTGCCACCGGTGCGATTTCACTGGGTGACGTGCAGGCCTTCATTCAGTACTCGAGACAGTTCACGATGCCGATCACACAGCTGGCAGGCATCATCAACTTGATGCAGTCCGGCTTGGCGTCTGCTGAACGCGTATTCCAGGTCCTGGACGAAGAGGAGGAAATTCCCGATACCAGTACGCCCTCGAGCATTGCCATTCCCCGGGGGCGAGTTGACTTCGAGGATGTGACCTTCCGATACAAGGAGGACATCCCGCTCATCGAAGGTCTGGACCTGCATGTCGAGCCAGGCGAGGTCGTGGCCATCGTCGGCCATACCGGTGCGGGCAAGACCACGTTGGTCAATCTGCTGATGCGTTTCTATGAGCTCAACGGTGGTCGGATTCTCTTGGACGGTGTCGACATTCGCGATCTGACACGGGATGAATTGCGCAGCACCTTTGGCATGGTTCTGCAGGATGCCTGGTTGTTTACGGGGACCATTCGCGAGAACATCGCCTACGGCTCGCTGAATGCGAGCAATGAGGAGATTGAAGAGGCAGCAAGAGCCGCGTATGTCGATCGACTTGTGCGCACCTTGCCGCACGGATACGAGACCACGCTGGAAGGCGAGTCATCCAATGTCTCGGCCGGTGAGCGCCAGCTGCTCACGATTGCGCGTGCCTTCTTGGCTGATCCGGCAATCCTGATTCTCGACGAGGCCACCAGCGCTGTCGACACGCGAACAGAAGTGCTGGTTCAGGAGGCCATGGCCCGACTTCGCCATGGCAAGACTGCATTTGTCATTGCCCATCGGCTTTCCACCATTCGCGATGCCGACACGATCCTGGTGCTGGAACGTGGCACGATTGTTGAGCAAGGCAGCCACGAGGAACTCATGGCTGCGGAGGGGGCCTACCACGCCTTGTATGCCAGCCAATTTGAGAGTGCCATAGAGGATGTTGCATAG
- a CDS encoding alpha/beta hydrolase yields MLHSQAARAFRVLVMAVAIVGGLLPSAAADTAADRVRLHVQYAKAAGTTFAYAELGSGTPLLMLNGTGSPMNEWDPALLAGLQKSHHVIVVDYPGLGLSGPAPSQWNFPRAADWMAEFAETVVPGEKIDVLGWSMGGFVAQQLAIRHPDQIRRLVLAATNPGGPNAQLGPRWVQRIDSASVENDQAYLRTNYPDTRAAQAAGRAFLKRLATAVDTGAYPDEHVPTATYDAMVAAEDPWLKSAENERALRAVSIPALVITGASDVITPPANSRLIAELIAKAQLVLMPRAGHSFLFQYPHRAAQIIHRFLGAAR; encoded by the coding sequence ATGTTGCATAGCCAAGCAGCACGCGCATTCCGCGTGCTCGTCATGGCAGTGGCCATCGTTGGTGGATTGCTGCCTTCAGCCGCGGCCGATACTGCCGCAGATCGAGTCCGTTTGCATGTGCAGTATGCAAAGGCGGCAGGAACGACCTTCGCCTATGCGGAACTCGGCAGCGGAACTCCTCTGCTGATGTTGAATGGCACAGGTTCGCCGATGAATGAGTGGGACCCAGCGCTGCTGGCGGGGCTGCAGAAATCGCACCATGTCATCGTTGTCGACTATCCAGGATTGGGCCTGTCAGGCCCAGCGCCTTCGCAATGGAACTTCCCAAGGGCTGCCGACTGGATGGCAGAGTTCGCTGAAACGGTTGTCCCTGGTGAGAAGATCGATGTGCTGGGTTGGTCCATGGGTGGCTTTGTGGCACAGCAACTCGCCATCCGCCATCCGGATCAGATTCGCAGACTTGTCTTGGCTGCCACAAATCCAGGCGGGCCGAATGCGCAATTGGGGCCGCGATGGGTGCAGCGAATCGACAGTGCGTCCGTCGAGAACGATCAGGCCTATCTGAGAACGAACTATCCGGACACTAGGGCTGCGCAGGCGGCCGGCCGCGCTTTCTTGAAGCGGCTGGCCACAGCAGTTGATACCGGTGCATATCCAGATGAGCACGTGCCTACGGCTACATACGACGCAATGGTTGCTGCTGAGGATCCATGGTTGAAAAGTGCTGAAAACGAGCGTGCGCTTCGAGCAGTGAGTATCCCCGCACTCGTCATCACAGGGGCTTCCGATGTCATCACGCCCCCTGCAAACAGTCGACTCATCGCCGAGCTCATTGCCAAAGCGCAGCTGGTGCTGATGCCACGCGCTGGACATTCCTTCCTGTTTCAATACCCCCATCGGGCAGCACAGATCATTCACAGGTTCCTTGGCGCCGCGCGGTGA
- a CDS encoding SulP family inorganic anion transporter, whose translation MKSLIPVSLQGYKRAWLSTDVIAGATLAAVAIPEVMGYTSIAQTPLVTGLYTIIFPTIVFVLLGSSKLLVVGADSATAALLSAGLLSVGIAGVTPNSPEWLAYCGIIALICAGMLLLARVFKLGFLGNFLSASVLIGFLTGVGVQVLSGQIPEMLGVPKGTGNWFAVQLDWIKALPQISWPTFAYAAATLIIIVGFKRFAPRIPGAIIAVILLITISTVLDSASKGIAVVGAVQGGFPPIGLPQGVSMSNMADLVGIAFSCFILIIAQSAATSRSFAMKHGDRVDINRDIMGLSGANLAAGLSGTFVVNGSPTKTQILDSEKGRTQVANLTMALIALLFTLFFTGLLTNMPKAVLGAIVFLIGFDLIDITGLKRIAARRRSEFIIAVTTAAVVCAVGVEQGIILAIVISILEIIRRQYKPKDFVVSISPTGEPTYIASSPGVQSQPGLIVFRYDAELFYANASSFVDDVERLIDSAPTPVEWLILDASSLDDIDYSAGIAVAGLLDFLKARNVTFALARADSGLTTTLQKYGLMDRISADRIYGNLSDAVQAFEARDHS comes from the coding sequence ATGAAGAGCCTCATACCTGTTTCGCTGCAAGGCTACAAGCGTGCCTGGCTCTCAACTGACGTCATCGCCGGAGCCACTCTCGCCGCAGTAGCCATCCCCGAAGTCATGGGTTACACCTCCATAGCGCAGACCCCTCTTGTCACTGGGCTCTACACCATCATCTTTCCGACCATCGTTTTCGTCCTACTCGGTTCTTCCAAACTGCTTGTGGTCGGAGCTGACTCCGCAACCGCCGCGCTGCTTTCGGCTGGACTCCTCAGCGTCGGCATTGCCGGGGTCACGCCCAATTCGCCAGAGTGGCTGGCCTACTGCGGGATCATCGCCTTGATCTGTGCTGGGATGCTGCTGCTTGCTCGGGTGTTCAAACTCGGCTTCCTCGGCAATTTTCTGAGCGCCTCAGTTCTCATCGGCTTCCTTACTGGCGTAGGTGTGCAAGTGCTCTCGGGACAGATCCCTGAGATGCTCGGCGTTCCAAAAGGCACTGGCAACTGGTTTGCAGTGCAACTCGACTGGATCAAGGCCCTGCCGCAAATCTCGTGGCCAACTTTTGCCTACGCCGCTGCAACCCTGATCATCATTGTTGGCTTCAAACGCTTTGCCCCGCGGATTCCGGGCGCGATCATCGCCGTCATTCTGCTCATCACGATTTCCACTGTGCTGGACTCCGCATCCAAGGGCATCGCAGTTGTAGGTGCAGTGCAGGGTGGGTTTCCCCCAATTGGCCTGCCGCAAGGCGTGAGCATGTCGAACATGGCCGACCTCGTTGGCATTGCCTTCTCCTGCTTCATCTTGATCATTGCCCAGAGCGCGGCGACCTCGCGCAGCTTCGCGATGAAGCACGGCGACCGCGTCGACATCAACCGAGACATCATGGGTTTGTCGGGCGCAAACCTCGCCGCTGGCCTGAGTGGGACCTTTGTCGTCAATGGCAGCCCCACCAAGACCCAGATTCTGGATAGTGAGAAAGGCAGGACTCAGGTGGCCAACCTGACAATGGCCTTGATCGCGTTGCTCTTCACGCTGTTCTTCACCGGACTGCTGACAAATATGCCCAAGGCCGTGCTTGGCGCGATCGTCTTTCTGATCGGCTTCGATCTCATCGACATCACTGGTCTCAAGCGGATAGCTGCACGGCGGCGCAGCGAATTCATCATTGCCGTCACAACGGCGGCAGTGGTGTGCGCGGTCGGAGTCGAGCAGGGAATCATCCTTGCCATCGTCATCTCGATCCTGGAAATCATCCGGCGCCAGTACAAGCCGAAGGACTTTGTCGTCAGCATCAGCCCAACAGGCGAACCGACGTACATCGCCAGTTCTCCAGGTGTGCAGAGCCAGCCCGGATTGATTGTCTTTCGATACGACGCCGAACTCTTCTATGCCAACGCGAGTTCTTTCGTCGATGACGTCGAACGACTCATCGACTCTGCTCCAACCCCGGTGGAATGGCTGATCCTGGATGCTTCCTCACTGGATGACATCGACTACTCCGCCGGTATCGCTGTCGCGGGGCTCCTGGACTTCCTCAAAGCACGCAATGTCACCTTTGCCCTCGCGCGGGCGGACTCAGGGCTGACGACAACTTTGCAGAAGTACGGCCTGATGGATCGGATCTCTGCAGACCGGATCTACGGCAATCTTTCCGATGCGGTGCAGGCATTTGAGGCGCGGGATCACTCGTAG
- a CDS encoding 20S proteasome subunit A/B, translating to MTYCIAVRLDDGLVFVSDTRTNAGVDNVGTYRKLHVFTPTPDRLFVLQSAGNLATTQEVLDRIRRDLVDPEATVNLATVDHLFEAALYVGALGQEVTKAHAEAFKTDRGATATFIVGGQVGTEAPDILLVYPEGNYIRASDERPFLQIGETKYGKYMLEIGIHSGVDFVTGLKVVLSSMMSTSRSNVSVGPPYDIGIYETGSHELEQFRVPPGSPALARLEHFWGDRLRDLMDQLPPISPADFAVDAS from the coding sequence ATGACCTATTGCATCGCAGTCCGTCTCGATGATGGATTGGTCTTCGTCTCTGATACACGTACCAATGCAGGTGTCGACAACGTCGGCACCTACCGCAAGCTCCACGTGTTCACCCCCACACCGGATCGGCTGTTCGTGTTGCAGTCCGCGGGCAATCTCGCGACCACGCAGGAAGTGCTCGATCGAATTCGTCGCGATCTTGTGGATCCCGAAGCTACGGTGAATCTCGCAACTGTTGATCACCTCTTCGAGGCAGCGCTCTACGTCGGTGCGCTCGGGCAGGAGGTCACTAAGGCTCACGCTGAGGCGTTCAAAACCGACCGCGGGGCGACAGCCACGTTCATCGTTGGCGGACAGGTTGGCACGGAGGCCCCTGACATCCTCCTTGTGTATCCGGAGGGGAATTACATTCGTGCCTCAGATGAACGGCCTTTCCTGCAGATCGGCGAAACCAAGTACGGCAAGTACATGCTTGAGATTGGCATCCACAGCGGTGTCGACTTCGTTACTGGTCTGAAAGTGGTCCTCAGTTCCATGATGAGTACCTCCCGCTCCAATGTTTCTGTCGGGCCTCCGTATGACATTGGGATCTACGAGACTGGATCTCACGAACTTGAACAGTTCCGGGTGCCGCCGGGTTCGCCAGCTCTCGCCAGACTTGAGCACTTCTGGGGTGACCGACTGCGGGATCTGATGGATCAATTGCCACCGATCTCGCCAGCGGACTTCGCAGTAGATGCAAGTTGA
- the glsA gene encoding glutaminase A has product MQATERIEPVNHLLDELVRLALPVTSGEVANYIPELAKADPEAFGIAVVSVLGHPYEAGQSRTAFTLQSISKPFVYALALSELGLQEVHERVGFEPSGEPFNAFSLDEHGRPANPMVNAGAMMTSSMIPGSSPGQRFDRIFEALSAFAGRPLEVDETVFASEMETGDRNRALAYLMKASGSLTRDVLDVTEVYFRQCSLLVTAYDVAVMSATLANDGINPMTGVQVVHATVARHTLAVMGSCGMYDYAGEWAVRVGMPAKSGVSGGISAVKPGQFGIGVFSPRLDEAGNSSRGVAVLTMLSQQYGLSLLQHPPRPASPIHQQVWDDNTLAIGMRGDLDFVDLELVVHEVTDDLVAHQKPGAEVHFDLTHVTSLGEAASMMFGRLINRLEASGYRVFVEDPSGVTILDVDRERSGE; this is encoded by the coding sequence ATGCAAGCGACTGAACGGATCGAGCCGGTCAATCACCTCCTGGATGAGTTGGTGCGGTTGGCGCTGCCTGTCACATCGGGGGAGGTTGCCAACTACATCCCTGAGTTGGCCAAAGCGGATCCCGAAGCCTTTGGCATCGCTGTCGTCAGCGTGCTTGGTCACCCATATGAAGCTGGCCAGTCGCGCACTGCATTCACACTGCAGTCGATCTCCAAGCCTTTTGTCTATGCCCTGGCACTCAGTGAACTTGGCCTGCAGGAAGTCCATGAACGTGTGGGATTTGAACCAAGTGGCGAGCCATTCAATGCCTTCAGCCTTGACGAGCACGGACGCCCGGCAAATCCAATGGTCAACGCTGGCGCAATGATGACGTCATCGATGATTCCGGGGTCTTCTCCGGGGCAGCGATTTGATCGGATATTCGAAGCGCTCTCTGCCTTTGCGGGCAGACCACTTGAGGTCGATGAGACCGTCTTTGCTTCGGAGATGGAGACCGGTGATCGCAATCGGGCCTTGGCGTACCTGATGAAAGCCTCCGGGAGTCTGACTCGTGATGTGCTGGATGTGACTGAGGTGTACTTCCGACAGTGCTCCCTCCTTGTGACCGCATACGACGTCGCCGTCATGTCAGCGACCCTGGCCAACGACGGCATCAATCCCATGACCGGCGTTCAAGTAGTGCATGCCACGGTGGCTCGTCACACGCTTGCGGTCATGGGCAGTTGCGGCATGTATGACTACGCGGGCGAATGGGCCGTACGAGTAGGCATGCCAGCAAAGAGCGGGGTCAGTGGTGGCATTTCAGCGGTCAAACCCGGGCAGTTCGGCATTGGAGTGTTCAGTCCGCGCCTTGATGAAGCAGGCAACAGCAGTCGAGGCGTCGCCGTGCTCACGATGCTTTCGCAGCAGTACGGCCTCAGCCTCTTGCAGCATCCACCCCGGCCCGCCAGCCCAATTCACCAACAGGTCTGGGATGACAACACACTTGCTATCGGCATGCGAGGTGACTTGGACTTTGTGGATCTCGAGCTTGTTGTTCACGAAGTCACTGATGACCTGGTGGCGCACCAGAAGCCGGGAGCAGAGGTTCATTTCGACCTGACTCACGTGACCTCACTTGGCGAGGCTGCCAGCATGATGTTTGGCCGATTGATCAATCGACTGGAAGCCAGTGGCTACCGAGTGTTCGTGGAGGACCCGTCTGGCGTAACGATTCTTGACGTCGACAGGGAGCGCAGTGGTGAGTGA
- a CDS encoding methyltransferase domain-containing protein, whose amino-acid sequence MVSELSPRNDVYTHGHHTSVLRSHSARTAQNSAGYLLSRLRSGIRLLDVGCGPGSITLDFARLVWPGEVIGLERSETAVEVGRAAGERAAIANAEFLVGDVYELEFDDDSFDVVHAHQVLQHLSDPPAALREMHRVCKPGGVIAIRDADYSAMSWYPASAGLARWMELYMQVARANGGEPDGGRHLLAWAHAAGLQNIEPSATVWCYATPEQREEWGHTWAERVTKSEFARQAVAAGFAEQAELEQLARSWREWSAEPDGWFTISHGELLIIVD is encoded by the coding sequence GTGGTGAGTGAGTTGAGTCCGCGCAACGACGTGTACACCCATGGGCACCACACAAGCGTGCTTCGGTCTCACTCGGCGCGCACCGCTCAGAATTCGGCCGGCTATCTTCTGAGCCGATTGCGGTCGGGTATCAGGCTTCTGGACGTGGGGTGCGGTCCGGGATCCATTACCTTGGATTTCGCCCGGTTGGTCTGGCCTGGTGAGGTCATTGGACTGGAACGAAGCGAGACGGCTGTAGAAGTTGGGCGGGCCGCAGGTGAAAGAGCAGCAATCGCAAATGCAGAGTTCCTTGTAGGTGACGTCTATGAACTGGAATTTGACGATGACAGCTTCGATGTGGTCCACGCGCATCAAGTTCTGCAGCACTTGAGCGATCCACCGGCAGCTCTTCGCGAAATGCACCGCGTCTGCAAACCCGGCGGTGTCATTGCGATTCGCGATGCGGACTATTCGGCGATGTCTTGGTACCCAGCCTCGGCGGGACTGGCTCGGTGGATGGAGCTCTACATGCAGGTGGCGCGAGCGAACGGAGGCGAGCCCGATGGCGGCCGGCACCTCTTGGCTTGGGCTCACGCAGCCGGCTTGCAGAACATTGAGCCGTCAGCGACCGTGTGGTGCTATGCGACACCAGAGCAACGCGAGGAGTGGGGACATACTTGGGCTGAGCGGGTCACGAAATCGGAGTTCGCCAGACAGGCAGTGGCTGCTGGCTTTGCTGAGCAAGCAGAGCTTGAACAGTTGGCCCGTTCGTGGCGTGAGTGGTCAGCAGAGCCTGACGGCTGGTTCACGATCTCGCACGGCGAACTCCTGATCATCGTTGATTGA
- a CDS encoding glutathione peroxidase, with amino-acid sequence MTNVYDFSVEAPDGSKVDLDSYKGKTLLVVNVASKCGLTPQYEGLEELYKAKKDLGLEIVGFPCNQFGGQEPGTAEEIADFCSVNFNVTFPILGKIDVNGPDADPLFTYLRAEAPGDFGPQYGGMYEHISKNFPERIGTDEIKWNFSKFLVGPDGAVIKRYEPSVTPAEISEDLENYLK; translated from the coding sequence ATGACAAACGTGTATGACTTCTCCGTCGAGGCACCTGACGGCAGCAAGGTTGACCTGGACTCGTACAAGGGCAAGACACTGCTTGTGGTGAACGTGGCGAGCAAGTGCGGACTTACTCCGCAGTACGAAGGCTTGGAAGAACTGTATAAGGCTAAGAAGGATCTCGGCCTTGAGATTGTCGGCTTCCCGTGCAATCAATTCGGTGGGCAGGAGCCAGGCACGGCGGAGGAGATCGCGGACTTCTGCAGTGTCAATTTCAACGTCACATTCCCAATCCTGGGCAAGATCGACGTCAATGGCCCAGATGCGGATCCACTGTTCACGTACCTTCGCGCTGAGGCGCCTGGTGACTTCGGTCCGCAGTACGGCGGCATGTACGAGCACATCTCCAAGAACTTTCCCGAGCGAATTGGCACTGACGAAATCAAGTGGAACTTCAGCAAGTTCCTGGTGGGGCCTGATGGCGCAGTCATCAAGCGCTACGAGCCAAGTGTCACCCCGGCTGAGATCAGCGAGGATCTCGAGAACTACCTCAAGTAG
- the ald gene encoding alanine dehydrogenase — protein sequence MKIGVPRETKSQESRVAITPAGVHEFVRNGHTVLIESGAGSGSSIADSEFVLAGAGICNDLTDVWEQAELVLKVKEPIASEYELLRPGQMLFTYLHLAASRECTQALIDSGCTAIAYETVELPNGTLPLLAPMSEVAGRLAPQVGAQALLSISGGRGVLLGGVSGTYAAKVVVIGAGVAGMNAAAIALGMQAEVLLLDRNIARLREVDAIYQGHMQTIASNSFEVERAVIDADLVIGAVLVHGARAPRLVSDQLVSQMKSGSVLVDIAIDQGGCFEGSRPTTHAEPTYRVHESLFYCVANMPAAVPHTSTYALTNVTLPYAIDLANKGWRKAMLDDPALSYGLNVHAGQVTYAAVAVALGYELRPTAELLQ from the coding sequence GTGAAAATCGGGGTACCTCGAGAGACCAAGAGCCAAGAATCGCGCGTGGCGATCACCCCCGCGGGAGTGCACGAATTCGTGCGAAATGGCCATACGGTCCTGATTGAGTCTGGCGCGGGATCCGGCTCCTCTATCGCCGACAGCGAGTTCGTCTTGGCCGGAGCTGGCATCTGCAATGACCTGACGGATGTATGGGAACAAGCTGAACTCGTGCTGAAGGTCAAAGAGCCCATCGCGAGTGAGTATGAACTGCTGAGACCCGGGCAGATGCTCTTCACCTATCTTCACCTTGCCGCGTCCAGGGAATGCACGCAGGCACTGATCGATTCTGGCTGCACTGCTATCGCATATGAGACGGTCGAATTGCCCAATGGAACTCTTCCGCTGCTGGCGCCAATGTCAGAGGTTGCCGGGCGCCTTGCCCCACAAGTTGGGGCGCAAGCACTGCTCAGCATCAGCGGTGGCCGAGGAGTGCTGCTGGGTGGAGTATCAGGAACGTACGCAGCGAAGGTAGTAGTCATCGGCGCAGGTGTGGCAGGAATGAACGCCGCCGCTATTGCGCTTGGGATGCAGGCTGAGGTGCTACTACTGGATCGCAATATCGCCCGACTTCGCGAAGTCGACGCCATATATCAGGGACACATGCAGACCATCGCCTCAAACTCATTCGAGGTCGAGCGTGCGGTGATTGACGCGGATCTGGTGATCGGCGCCGTGCTTGTGCACGGAGCCAGGGCACCTCGACTGGTCAGCGACCAACTCGTTTCGCAGATGAAGTCCGGATCCGTACTCGTTGATATCGCAATCGATCAAGGCGGGTGCTTCGAAGGCTCTCGTCCCACGACTCATGCCGAGCCCACCTATCGCGTACACGAGTCACTCTTCTACTGCGTAGCAAACATGCCAGCAGCAGTTCCGCACACATCCACGTACGCTCTCACCAATGTCACGTTGCCTTACGCGATAGACCTCGCCAACAAGGGCTGGCGAAAGGCGATGCTCGACGATCCGGCCTTGTCATACGGCCTCAATGTCCACGCGGGACAGGTGACCTACGCGGCTGTGGCCGTCGCTCTGGGTTACGAACTGCGGCCGACAGCCGAACTGCTTCAATAG
- a CDS encoding DUF393 domain-containing protein yields the protein MIQGLRRAILFDGDCATCHRALNFIALRLPTALELSFVPLDSDLAKSLLSGRPHNPHRDSLVYLDAAELLQGAAAVKRVLSLIPRWRVVGKLLEVLPDALTESAYDVFAANRYRWNRRLAVCELPDARLAARLVPQ from the coding sequence GTGATTCAGGGACTGCGTCGTGCCATCTTGTTTGATGGCGATTGCGCAACGTGCCATCGAGCCCTGAACTTCATCGCTCTGCGATTGCCAACGGCGCTTGAACTTTCGTTCGTGCCACTTGATTCTGACCTGGCTAAGTCCCTTCTCTCGGGTCGCCCACACAACCCACACCGTGACTCACTCGTCTATCTCGACGCCGCAGAACTTCTCCAAGGTGCCGCTGCTGTCAAGCGAGTGTTGTCGCTCATCCCGAGATGGCGAGTGGTCGGCAAACTGCTTGAAGTCCTGCCTGATGCATTGACTGAGTCGGCGTACGACGTGTTTGCAGCGAATCGATACAGATGGAATAGACGGCTTGCTGTATGCGAACTACCTGATGCGCGGCTCGCAGCCCGACTTGTTCCTCAGTAG
- a CDS encoding DUF5302 domain-containing protein, whose protein sequence is MADEQLDEQREKFRQALEAKKTKGHRSGQGPTNAGGPVKDSSNRAGAKREHRRKSG, encoded by the coding sequence ATGGCTGACGAGCAATTAGACGAGCAGCGCGAGAAGTTTCGCCAGGCGCTCGAAGCAAAGAAGACCAAGGGTCATCGCAGTGGACAGGGTCCGACTAACGCCGGTGGACCTGTGAAGGATTCGTCTAATCGCGCTGGGGCCAAGAGGGAGCATCGCCGCAAGAGCGGCTGA